CATACAAGCAATTTTACTTGGATCAACACAAACCCCTGCAGCAATAATAATATGCCCCAAATATTCCAAAGAGGGTTGACCAAAAAAACATTTGGATAGTTTAACAAACAGTTGGTGTTTTCCGAGTAATGAGAATGTAAACCTCAGGTGTTCCAAATGCTCAGACATGCTCTTGGTGTAGattaaaatatcatcaaaaaacacCAGGATAAATTTTCTCAATGCAGGTTGGAACACCTCATTCATTAAGGATTGGAAAGTGGCTGGGGTATTAGTGAGGCCAAATGGCATCACCTTAAATTCATAATGGCCTTGATGTGTTCTGAATGCATTTTTAAAAATGTCTTCTAGGTGCACTCTGATTTGATGATACCCAACTCTCAAGTCAATCTTTGCGAAGACAATGGCTCAATTTAGTTCATCTAATAATTGGAATTGGAAACGTTTCTTTGACAGTGATGTTGTTGAGTTTTCTGtagtcaacacaaaatctccatgtgTTGTCTTTTTTCTTGACCAGAAGTATATGGGATGCAAAGGGACTATTTCTTAGCTTAATGATTCCAGACTGTATCATTTCTTGGACAAGTTGTTCTACCACCCTTTTTTGAATGTAAGGGCATTTATAAACTTTGAGGTTGATTGGTGTAGCATTTGGTTGTAATGGAATTTTATGGTTCAAGTTCCTTTGTGGTGGTAGTTGTTTTGGTTCTTGGAAAATATTATCAAATTCATGTAACAAGGGTAACAATATGTCAGGAGTGATGGGTGGTGAAGTGGGTGTAGAAATGGACAATAAATGGCCCACCATTCCATGAGTACTGTTGGACAAAAATTTCTTAATAGTTGCACCCCCCATCTGAAGTAAAGAAGATTGTGGAAAAATTCCCTGTAATGTAATCTTTTTACCCCTATATTTAAAGGAAATTTTTAGTTTAGAAAAGTTGAAGAGAACATCACCCAATGTCTTGAGACAATCTTCTCCcaaaacaatgtcacatccaCCGAATGGTAGGATTATGATATTCTTTACAAAGTCATGTCCCTGCATGGTCCATTGTAGTTGTGGGAAAATACCCTTGCTGAGGGTTTGCTCTCCATTTGCAACAGTGACCTTGATTGGTGTAGTGGCTTCAATATTGCAGTGGAGAGAAGCAGCCAATGCACTGTCAATAAAGCTTGTGGTGCTTCCAGAATCAATGAGTATGGAAACCTTGTGATTGTTAAGTGCACCAGGTATTCTAATTGTATCTCCAGTGACATGACCAGTTAAGGCATGTAGTGAGATCTCCATATCAAGATGAACTGGAGAAACTTCAGCTTCTTCAAAGAATTCCTCCTCCTCTTCAGTGTCTTGGGAATCAGTATTCTCCACCTGAAGCATAAAAATCTTTTGCATCCCTTTACAGAAGTGGCCTTGCTTGTACACTTCATCACAGTTGTAACATAAACCCTGAGCTCTTCTTTTGTTCATTTCTTCCTGTGTCAGCTTTTAAATTATTGGGGTGGTGGGTGTAGGTTTGGAATGGTTGTGAAAGGAAGATTTGGGAGTCGTTGGGGAAGATTTAGGAGATGTAGGAGATGGATTAGGAGAGAAATTGTTAAATTGGAATTGTTTATTTGAGCTGAAACGTGAATTAAAGGGTTTAGTATAAGATTTAGGGAGGTGGATCACTGAGCTGAGTTTCTGTTCTTGTAatctagataatgaaaaagaagtagCTAATGTTTGTGGGTGAAACATAGACACGGATTTCCCTATCTCATCTTTTAGACCACTGAGAAAACTCATGACAAAATAAGCTTCAGTAAGTGTAAGATTCATTTCTAGCATCAAAGATTTGAGAGATTTGAATTCCTCATAATAATCATCAACTGTGGTGGTTTGAATTAGCTTATTGAAGCTTCCTACAAAGTTTTCCTCAATAGGATTTTTAAACTGAGCACACAAATGTCAGGCTAAATCCGGCCAAGTAATACGCGGACGATTCACCTGAAAATTTAGAAACCACCGTTCTGCCTTACCCTCTAAATAGATTGCAACTATATCAACTCTCTTATGTTCTTCTATATATTATTTAATTGAAAATATCTTTCACTTTTTTGAATCCAACCCCGAGTGTTATTACCATCAAAATGAGGAAAATCGATCTTTGGGAGGCGGTGAATGTTACCTGAGGAAGATCGATAGTGATTGGTGAAGTTAAATCCTTTAGCATCCTGATTGTGAGAACCACCACTATCCTCAGGACGATTCTGTAGAGGTCGATTGAATAAGGAAATGAGATTTCAATTATTCTCTTGTAATGCTTCCTTAAAGATAGTTTTGACTGTGTCTAACTGAGAAGTAAGATCTGTGGAGAGGGTTTTGAAATCAGAACGGAGTTGAGTAATATCAGCGACATTAGTGTCAGTTTTATCTGCAACTTCCTTGAGAGTCatcggaattttttttttgggtggatTGTAACGGCTCTGATGCCAGTTGTTGTATCCCTACAACAATTAACAAACAGAGATGGATAGAATGGTGAAAATCACCTCTCGAATAAGAGATTCAAGCCAAAATTCTGAGCCAGAGGCACAACCAATTTCATTAATGAAAACAATACTTtgatagatgaagaagataatccTTCTTACACATTAAGTGGCTAATAATTAAGCCCTAACTAGACTCAATCGGAAAACTAAGCGTGGCAAGCTATCAACGGTCCACAACCACCCAATGATAGCCGGTCTTAAAATACTAAGGCACACAACAACTATTAATAGGGACAGACCACAGAGTGGTTTACACAAGAGGGCATACAACACTAAAGCTTTGTTTTCGTTAATTCGTAATCGTAGTTTTATGAATATGCACCATAATCTTATAAGTAACATAGAAACCAATGCTAATCTTCTGTTTTGGAAGAACGAATGCATGTATTCGGCAGATTATAATTCATTGTCATCGTCAACGCCAATAACTGTCAATCGGATTGATTACCCTTTCAAATTGCAAGCTGATTATGCCGTTGATATTATATATTACTGTGATGGCTTGCTTTGCGTATGTTGTGGTAATAAGAGTGTCGGTGGACATGAAATACATTTGTGGAATCCTTCAACTAACGAGTACAAGAAAGTACCGGCTGCACCACGAAACCTTTTTCACAGGCTTCACTTAGGTGTTTACGGATTTGGTTATGATAACAATATTGACACTTACAAATTTGTAAGGGTTATGGATTTTAATGGTAATTATCGTTCAAATAGTTCTAAAGTTGATATATATACATTAGGATCAAACTCATGGAAAAGCATTCAAAACATACCTTACTTTTTTGAGTATCACTACACATATCTTCAAGGGGTACTCTACAAAGGAGCTCTTCATTGGCATGCACGTAGCCTTGATAAACACTCAAATGTTCTAATCTCTTTTGATATCACCCGTGAGAGTTTCGGGGAAGTTGCACTACCGAAAGAACCTCTGAAAGATAATAAGTACGATGATGTATGTACCAGAGTGTTAGGAGGTCGCCTTTGTGTACTTTTTCATTTGGGCCAAAAGTTTTTCCATCGCCCAAGAGAGCGTCCAGGTTTCTATTGATTGTTATTCTTCATCCTTTTGGGGTTTCAAGACCAATGAGATTTTAATAAAAGGGAGTAATTCGAGTTTATTCATATATGATACGGAAACTAAAAGATATAAGGAACCGCTGCTACCAGATATATTAAAGGGAAGAACCTTTATCGTAGCAAGTATATCCCTTTCACTTAACTAATGAAGGTACACAAGGGGCCGGAGAAGTCAGCCGTAAAATGACCAGAAGTTTGAGAAGAAAATGGTATTCTGATGAATGGCGATGCGGATATCCAGATTTCTGGGATCTACGTAAAAAAGAGGATTCCAAAGTTGAACTAGCTCAGCGTCTGGCCCTTAAccacaaggtcacaggttcaatccgTGTTTCTAacgtttcttattttatttttttatctttttatctTGTAGATGAGATTGATGGTTTGATAATGGAAATGTTATTATAGACTACCTTCTAATGCACTTAGAACCCGTAATCTGTTGAAATAAAAATTAGTCTATTGAACCCTAAAACTACAATTTGTATATTCTAGCTGTAGAAAGCCGTATAAATTTGTGTTCCGTTTTAAATTATTTCAaactcatttgaaatgagttaTTTTTCGTACATTTGTAAGTACGAGCAATACTTGTACATAGTCCAGAGATTGTGTTTCTCTAAAAGGTGGGGACTTTTCGAAGATGAGAGGAActgttcgattttcgaggacgaaatgtTATAAGGTAGGGAGAATGTAATGACTCTCAATCTCGTCAACGATATtaaactagtcaagagacgttttggccactaatgactcgattagattttagttaatagaaattaatctaacaataatcTAGAGATGAAACTAGAACCACTATATATCTCAAAAATGTATGCAAaatggactacttgaacgtgtcattcggatatcggacgaagaagatatcatcagattagtACGAAGGGCAAAAATAGTCTTTTCTCATTGGACCGACTTGGGCTGCCCATATCCGAAATGCTGGGTGCCTCAGTATTTTTGGTCGTCCTTATCTCCACCAAACCGAGGAATTCTCTTTCTTATTCTTCTATGTTCCTCTTATTCTGCTCTGTTCTTCCTCTCCACTCTTCTTCTAGTTGATTTTTGACAGATGATTTGTGTTGTGAGATCGTGAGGATTATGGAAAGATCAAGGCATGATTCAGAGTGATGGTATGTTGATATGAGTGTCGAATTTAGACTTCGCAGAGAAAGGTAAATCGaagattcaatttagggtttcagtttggTTCGATTTTCCATGTGAAATTGTTATATTTTGACTGATTATAAGTGGGTTTGCTTTTAATTTAAGGTAGGTATGAGTATATatagtttaattttgatttcatataaaattagggtttctgatctTCTCTAAATCAAACCAGGAACTAGGGTTCATGCAAATTAGGTTGATTGAGTCGaaatctgcagatgaagaagatgaattggtAAATTGGGATTTGGTCAATGGTGAAATTTAACCGCAGAGATGAGGGCTTGTGCCGTGGTTGGTTTTGAAGCTTTTGATATGAGTTTCTGGGTTGAAATGCAAGTGGAAGATGGTTGTAATTGAGTTGTAGAAGCTCATGATTGATGGAAGGAAGATATGTTTAGTTGATCTAGTGGAGGTTCAGATTGTAGATATTGCAGGTGTAGTGATGTTGTTTGTTGGATTAAGGAATTAAAATGCTTACACAtaacaagaagaagatgagatggaCGTATTATCTCTGAAATTGAGAAGTTAGGCTTATAAGATGGATTAAGAGAATGGAGATGAATTGGTTAGTGGTAATTATGATTGTGGTACGGGAATGTGACGGTTTTGAGGATGAGTTTAATTGGATGAATGTTAGGCCAGACATGGAGATGGAATTGTTATTGTTGAAATGGTTGAAGTTGCTTAGAATGGGAACTGCAGGTGGCAGCAATTCGAAGAATTTAAAGGTTTACAGAGTTGCAGCTAAAGAAGTGAAGTGTGTATTGTTGATGGTGTTAGAAACCGTGTTAGAAACCATGAGATTGTAACTCAGGTGATAATGATGACTGTCACTTATGTTTTAGACTAAATTATCTATCGCAGGGAGGGTCTTTAGAGGAATGTAATTGGTGGAGGCCATGTACAGGTGGGGATGATGATTGTGTAGTACTTAAGTGTGGATTATAGGTAGAGATGAAGTTATGGGTTGTAGTTTAAGGATTGAATTTGGGATACagatgaagataaaattgatTTTATGTTGCTGTTGTGGTTTGATCTACAGAACTTgggagatgatgatgaaattgaacggaTTGCTATACAGGAAGTTTAGAAATTGTTTTTGTTTATCCAGATTGGTGGCCTTGGTATGTGTGAAGAAAATGTGATTGAATGAAGATAAATGAACTGTTAGTGCTGGTATACTCAGGTACATGGGTTACTAGAGCTATAACTGTGATTAATGGACTGAGTATGTTCTCAACTGAAGTTGCAGGTGGTATGAATGAGGTTGTGGTAGTGGTTCAGGTTGGGAATTGTTGTGTAAAGAATGTCTAGGTGTTGGGTTGATGCAGATAGTGTTAGTGAGCTTAGAATTAGGTGTTGCAAGGGTGGTGGTGTGATGAATGTATGGGCTATTTGTATGGAAGAGGGTGTAGCAGTTTAGGTGTGCAAATATGGCAGAGTGTATGCAAGACATAAAAGAAACTGCAGAGTGTTGTGGTGTTGTTGAGTTAGTATTACAGCTGATGATGTTGAGATTGATTGATAGTGTACAATCATGGATCAGAGTTGTGCTACAAATATATTTAGTTGAACTGGTGGAGGTTAGGTTGAGAGAACAAGGTTGTAGAGCTATGTTGCATTATGATTGTGCATTGTGTCTTATGTTGTGCATTAGTGTTCTTGGCATGTGCAATGGCTCAGGCCAGAATCCTTTCTATCCAGTCAGATGCCTACTGAATCGGAATTACCTGACTCAGCTATTTGACTGAGTTGACCCAATAACTAGACCTAGACAGACTATAGACGACTCAGTGTGACCGAGTTGGACTTCAACCTTTGACTGTTGACTCCGAGTGGACCAGTTGACTTAACCTTTACTCGTTGAATGGACTTTGACCATGGTCTTGACTATTATgacgttgaccgttagttgactcagatggactagACTATAGGTTAACGGGTCGATTTGTTTGGCTTGGATTTAGGGCCAGTTTTCCCATTAAACAtaaattggacccttatggtccgaattagtctTGAACCCTGATTTTAGGCATACTAAAGTCTTTCTAGGCAtattgaataaagacaaaaaaaggttgtgaaacaGCAAATTCAattaaccccttaacccaattttttttaatggcaaatttaccctttacgtattagtcttagtaatattgattagtgattaaatattttgtttagtgattaagataattttcagaattataaaggttgtttagatgaaaaattttgggaaaaaaaaatcaaagtttttattaaaaaaaatcaaagtttttaatgaataaagatatggattgtcgtcataaccacccacgtcccaaagaccttcatggacatgcgaaagtagcgcgactcaaacccgatgagatgctagaagtggataaaatgacacgagcatgtTTTCCACtgtctaggattcttagcaaattgaaggcggacaacaagaataacaagtctactatacaaactatctacaatgcaagacaaaagattagaagactcaatttgcaaggtaggatggtgatgcaacaagtaatgtggttaggggtgaagaataactacgcttgccaaaagaagttggatgagttcggtcaagtcacacaccttttccttgcccacccggaatgcgtccaattgactctatgcttcccacaagttattatattggattgcacgtacaagactaataaatatgagattccgttgatgaacattgtggggcatacttcgacaaaggcatCGTTCACCGTgactttttgtttcttgaaaaacgagaagaaataGAGTTATGTTTGGGCGTTAGAAAAATCGAAtttaatcttccgggagggtgctcttcctaaagtgtttgtttccgatcaagattcatcgttgatgtatggtattaggaaggtatttccggatgcattcaattttctttgtacgtttcacatatggtgcaatgtgaggaaaaaatgccaatcgaaaattcaaccacttaagttgaaggaattagagaatattgctaaaaTCCAACCGgtggagacacgagtaaagaaaaagaaataattcttgaaagaatatgaacataatgagatgttgtgggatTCTTTCCAAGGAGAATGGGAAGCTTTGGTATGGccaatcaccgaggatgtctacgaagaaaattttaaaatgcttattaagcattggaagaccggctaccccgatgtcattacttacttggtcaaagatgtgttggaacctaataaagaaaggttcatgttttgtttcacaattcggcacaaacacttcgacaaccaagccacaagtatggtagagttgGTTCATTATCGGTtaaagaagaacctttttggatgtgttgacacttttgtcacgatttttgatgcaattgatgaatatttcaaaagtgatgttgtgagaattaaagccTCCTTAGAGCATAACCTTATGTTCAGAGTTTGTTTCACCCTTGAGACGATATACACTCACAATCCGTACTAAAGCTATAAAGTTTTTCACCGTTTCTTTAATAGTTTCAATTCGGAAAAACAAGGCcgcactatcccggttgtgaggattacccGTTTCGGTGTTGAAGGCTTCATGAATTataaccaagtagtacatactcatcaaaCCCTTCAttcgtcgttcttcacccttctttggatagtatgtTACGTAATTAGTgaaaagagacaaatcttcttctaaAGTAAACTCAAGAGTTGGTGGTGCCATTATTTTTTAGTATATGCTCTGAAGATTATGAAAAATCATGTATGCCTGTATATAATACAGGTTACAACGgctatatatttcaaaaaaaGTCGTTCATagattttttttgcaaaaatagaCAATGTTCGGCTCATAAGAAGGTTTGAACATAAGCCTAATCTGTTTATGTAACGGCTAGActttcaaattttgaaacttcttacaggttcggcttatacgaGTTTGCAGATCGAAGCCGACCCATCCACTGATTTACATAATAGTTCAATCTTAAATTATCTCTAACGAATCTCGACGATTAGTTCTCTAATAAATCTAGGAGTTCTTCTCCTCAACCATGTATAACACATTCCAAGCTCGTATCCTCTTCCATGGCgtatgccgcaaaggatttgaacTCTAAATTCCTTAAAAAGGAAGAATACCGAAGTTAGTATGCAAACTAAAGCGTTAAGCGCGGTGGAACTTCATTTAAAATACTAACCTTCTCTTCATTAGTATCCATGGGATGATATTGATTGACCCATCTTAATATTTTGATGTAATCTCCCATAGTATAACAGACACCTTCAAATCTTTCAGATAATTCCATCCACTTATGACGTTTTGGATTCTCATCTAACTCAAAATGAAATTCTTTAACTCTTTTCCAAAACATCGAATGATGTTCATTAGGCCGCTCACGATAGGTTCTAATAAAAGATCTGACAAGAATTTTATCATCTTCAACGGTGACTGGTCCCATTTTTGAGTAGAAATGCAACAAAAAAAATTAGCATGTGTAGAAATGAGTAGGAATGGGCTGCACTATATATAGAAATTCCCCAACGGATCAAtgatttaagaaaaaaataaaaaaactagccTTTGAAATCTAATTATACTATCGAAATTAAAGGTTCGGTGAAAAACTAATAccatcgagtcagccgaacctgaaggacaaatgattcggcgcgtaactaacattacaGGATACGCCGAACCAGAGTTTCCAGATTCGGCGCATAACTCAAATTACAGGATCAGCCGAACCAGAGTAAATTGCAGGTAATAAGTAACTAATTAACTGTTATGCAGTTCATTAAACACATGAAATTCAAGGTGTTTGTAacacaatcccagcaccattaaaaataaagttcagcacctaaaaccaaaggtgtttgcaacaccataaaagtgtacttaaaacttaagaaaacattaaaaggaacttggaaacataaaagggtATTTAACAACGACCCATCTTCTTAGTTGCaggaccacctcttcttccacctttgtcttcatcttccgatgcatcattaccgggttggccggtagcaccatcttggcttgtaccttcaccaacttgtcgagacctcttagtggtaggatTTTGTGCGGGTTCTTTGGGTCcttctcctttgttgatgattgcatcccactttttgtagaggtatttttgttcttccatggtcattggtgttttgcaaccaattttggccttcatttttttcaacatctccctacccacggaaacctattttttcatttgtcaacaacttataaccgtgaggttgaagaaatttttaccataactaatatatgaaaatagtataaagtgaagtcattcttaccattatcttgaaagcgttgactacatcttcggaagtagacttgttggtgatcttgattgccttcgccttccccttatcagctaccttttgacttttcttattgataatgaagggatgagaaatttggttataccaatccatatagcccggtaGGTTGAAAAGTGACATCACCAACACCCAGtaggtctaacgtctctctcaatcTTGCCACCGAGTGTTTTTTATTCCTTTTCTTCGAGTCCCCGTACtcgtaccgtgctgcagttggctctgtatcaacataatcgacatccttctcaaatactttggccaagttcaaaattgggaaatggtcatatatccacacctacatccaaataaccacattcaaaaatcaaaggaattgaagtgatagaaacaatttttacttggaaacatcaaagtaagaataaagtttgcaaactcatagaactgttcggcttatatggatcaagtattataagccgaaccaaatAAATAACAAGTTCGGCTTATacgattttatggttataagccgaaccatactctgaactacCAAAAGTTActtggagcaaagtgaagttccctccgatgtttgtacttgtcaacctatacgcggtggcaagttgttccatcaggtaagcgagcgtagccgttcctcaagcatacttgttacaagtttcaagattctttaccaattggagataattagcatttaccttgtttccggttgtgtcgggaaagatgtctctaccaagagtataaagcaagtagacAGTTCCGgcttgcttcactttgacgggatccattactCCCTGCTTTGGTTCTCaaactcctttttcaagttagtcagattgatcttcttattcttcttatttctgccattGGAATGCATACGGAATTGACATCTTTAACGGATCGACAAAACTCTAACTCAGTTTTGTTTGAATcacaaccaagactttcctcgaACAAATTATAGAGCTCATCCCAATTCATGTCATAAAAATAAGAATCCACACTTCTacccttgctttaaggcctgtaatctttatagcctcatcaggagtgattgccatctctctaaaaggtaattgaaatgtgtaagtttctgaacaaaagcgctcggtaaaggcagaggtcgacacactatcatat
The nucleotide sequence above comes from Papaver somniferum cultivar HN1 chromosome 8, ASM357369v1, whole genome shotgun sequence. Encoded proteins:
- the LOC113304161 gene encoding F-box/kelch-repeat protein At3g06240-like, whose product is MIAGLKILRHTTTINRDRPQSGLHKRAYNTKALFSLIRNRSFMNMHHNLISNIETNANLLFWKNECMYSADYNSLSSSTPITVNRIDYPFKLQADYAVDIIYYCDGLLCVCCGNKSVGGHEIHLWNPSTNEYKKVPAAPRNLFHRLHLGVYGFGYDNNIDTYKFVRVMDFNGNYRSNSSKVDIYTLGSNSWKSIQNIPYFFEYHYTYLQGVLYKGALHWHARSLDKHSNVLISFDITRESFGEVALPKEPLKDNKYDDVCTRVLGGRLCVLFHLGQKFFHRPRERPGFY